In the genome of Calothrix sp. PCC 6303, the window GGAAAATCAGAATAAAACCACAAAGTAAGCCTACTGCGGCGAAAAATATATCATAATCCCGCGCTAACTCTGGTTTGACGCTACGCAAAAAATAAAGACCCGCTCCAGCTACAGCCAGGAAAATCCCTAAAAACGACGCTGGAGTTGCTCCCACATTTATCTGAGCCAGAACACTGGCTGAGTTCAGCCCAAAAATCACCATTATTCTTATCCCAATATCAAATATATGTTAGCGACTCGGAATTTCAATCTCTACTGTAACTAGACACAATAACATTAAAGCTTCAGGGTAATACAACATAGTCTGCTGGAAAATTACCCAAAATTAGCACCAACATCTTTGAATTAAGTTTAACTTAGCTTTTGCCAAATGATTTTTTACAAACTGAAGTTCATAAACAATATTAAAGCTTCAAAGCAGTATCAAGTGCTTTGAAGCCATAAACTTAGAAAAGATTCTGTACTGCTTACCGACATCACAATATAAAGCCGTCGTAGAAGGACGTGGCTCTAAACCCAGTTTTTCGGTAAAAAGTTTGCCGAATTTGGAAATCCTAGCAAACTCTTGCCCAGAAAACTAACCGCGCTGGATTTTGTCTTTTTGACTGACAAAAATCAAGAACACAGTAGCGGGGATAACTACAATCGCAGTACCTGCAACCAAACTCAAAAGAAAATTTGCTAAAGAAGGTGTCATTTTTTTCAACCTTTGTTTACATACTTTATTTTAATTCTAATAGTCTATTACATGCTTGAAAAGCAAGTATTTAATGTAAAAGCATAGTTTAATAATGCTTTTACCTGGGTGCTGAATTCAAGTCGCCTACAGGTAAAATGTAAATACCCCTTAACAAAGCTTAAAGTTTTGCTGATTTTTGTGAGTCAATCCTGAATACCAGACTGT includes:
- the psbX gene encoding photosystem II reaction center X protein, which gives rise to MTPSLANFLLSLVAGTAIVVIPATVFLIFVSQKDKIQRG